CCAGGTGTCCTGCACTCCGATTCAGGGCTAACCCTAAGTCCCTAGAATTAGCGTCCGATTCTACAGCTTTAAAGGTCCGGTCCCACGGGCCTGTCCTTACTTCAGATTCCAGCCACGAGTCCTGGGGTGCTACCTGTACCTCTGACTAACTAGCTAGAAGCTGGGAGTTCCCATCATGCTTTTCTCAGGTTTGTAACTTGCCAGGAATTTCACAGAACTCAGTGAAATACTTTgcttacatttattgatttatttctaaAGGATATGACTCAagaacagccaaatggaagaggtGCATAGGACACAATGGGTGAGGTATGTGGGGAGGCATGGCGGGAGCTTGTGTGCCCTGAGCACACCACCCTCCCAACACCAGCCCGTCAATATATTCACCAACCAGGAAGCTCTCTAAGCCTTGAAGTTTAGAAGGGTTCATTACCAAGATgcaattgattaaatcattggctgtTAGTAATTGAACTCAACTTCCAGCACTCTCACCCCCCAAGAGGTCGCGGGGAGGGGCTGGAAGTTTCAACCCTCTAATCACGCACTGGTCTTTGTGGAGACCAGCCTTATTCTTGATGCTGTCTAGGAGGTTCTAGCCACCAGTCACCTGATTAGCATGCAGAAGACGCTCATCGCTCTGGAaatccaagggttttaggaactgGGTATCAGGAActagggacaaagaccaaatatatatttcctattaTGGCAGCTACATGCCTTGTGATTTCACTTAttccattctggaaaaggcaaaactagaggGGACGGAAATcatatcagtggttgccaggggctgtagggaaaggaaaggaattggctgcaggaggggcaggagggaattCTTTTGGCTGTTCGAAATGCTCTGTATTGGGGTGGTAGTTACTGATCTAAATACCACGCATCAAACTTTAGTCTTATAAAAGAGATttatcctgggacacctgggtggctcagttcattaagcagttgccttcagctcaggtcgtgatcctgggatcgagtcccacatccggctcctggctcagcagggagttacttctccctcccactctgcctgctgctctccctgcttgtactctccctctctgttaaatgaataaagaaaaccttaaaaaaaattctttaaaaaaatcagtaaaagagACTTATCCTATATGTAAAGTATACCTTAATAAACATGACTTTGGATAGAAGCGATTTCCATCTGTTATCTTTTGTAAATCCTCTGACCCCAAAGGATGTGACATATGCATTATGACTGCTGGAAAGGcatgaaataaaaatgctatcagtggaCTTTGGTATTGATGTAGTCTttgaatataggtgaggtttgtTGGGATGAGGTCCGGAgtcgatgaccaagaaagaaatcttgagacTCTCCCGTGCAAactggtggtttattaaagcacagggacaggaccctgcCCTGGGGTTGTGCAGGGTGGTTGATTACATActtgggagctgggggaggtaagggaaagggaggttttcaaaagaactttcctaTGCTAGGGAGGACTTACAAGATACTGGAGGCCCTGACATAGTCGATttcaggttgtttttccctctagtcAGCCATTAACATTGAGACAGTTGGGAGCTTTCTGGAGGAATGTCCCATGTGTAGCACCCACCAGTGGGAGTCAGGGAGGTTGCAGGGTGTCACCTGTGCTTGTCCTCAGCTAGCTTTGTGCTCCATCATCTGGAGGACAGCCACACAAATATCCCCCGGCCATGTTGAGCAGCCCTAATAGAACATGATTCAGTagtatttttcaagtattttttggTCCAAAGTTCCTCTCATTATCCATGATTCACATGGGATGTTTCTCCTCTTTGGGGCCTAATGGACTTCTCTATTCTGTGGATTCTTTTGCTTGAATAACTTCTTTTGGCTTCtcctctttgctttcctttttctgctgctcctctgctttctgctctttCGCCACAAGTCGGTAATTGATGCCCATGCCAATGAAGAGATAGACGCCTGCCACAATAAGGATCACACCACATGCCCAGTAGGTGTATTTGTAGTCTCCGTAGATGTCATTCAGATGACCTGAAGATATCCAAAACAAAGTTATGGTGAACTTTCTCTTCAAGTGTAAATGAAGCAGAGACCTAGAGGGAGATGGGAGTTATCCAGGAGGAGAGGATGGGAGAAGGCTGGGGccagggaacagcaagtgcaaaggcagGTGGGAGGAAGCTGCGACgtgagaggggaaggaggaagggcggGGTTGCCGGAACAGAGAGAACAAAAGGTGAGTGACAGGAAATGAGGCTGCAGAGATTGGTGGCCAGGCTGGGGGACGCCTTGTAGGCCACGGGAGGGAATCTGATCTCCAGGCTGAGAACATTGGGAAGCAACTGGAAAGATCTAATCAACTATCAGGTTTGCATTTGTACACATAAATTTTGTCTGCAGAGTAGAAAACAGATTGAAGGTGGGATAGAGTGGATATGGGTAGACCAGCCAGGAGGCTATGGGAAGCAGCAGCCCAGATGGGAGACAGGAGCTGTGAATAGTGTGGTGTGATGGAAAAGTGGGCTGATTACAAAGAGACATAGGAATTTACTTATAGAACTTGGACTCTCGTTGGATATAGGGAGGAATGAGGGTGGGGAGTTCAGAAAAGTCAGTAGTGGATCTTCTTTTATGACTCCTTCCTTATTGAGAATGCATAGTCTCAAAAGCATGAGTCATATCCAGAGGAAGTCTAAATGATTCTTGcatttttcattaataataatcTTAAATTGTAAACACTTTGGTGTTCTTAGAGAATCGTCCATCAAGTTCCATGGTCATTTAGAGTTGTgcgatcttgggcaagttatttcacATTTAgaagcctctgtttcttcaatAATAAAGTAGGGACTGGAGTGTATGAAATGATTAAGACAGTCCCGGGTACATTGTGAACCCTCACCTGGtcaatattgttattttttaaaatattatgactAAGATAAATTCCACAATTAAAATGGAATTACCAAGGTATTATAAGGTGAagtatatgttacatatttttctataataagCATGTTAGTTTTATGAGCAGAAAaggttattttaataaatgtttaaatttgcAATTGTTTTTGACTCCCCTTTCAGGTGGATGGTTGAGTGTAATTCACTTCTGTAAGAATCGGAGCAGTTCTGCTGTGCCAAGCACTGCGCCAGCACTGAGGCTAGAGGAAACGGAAGTACCTTCTGCCACCAGGCAGCTTACTAATCCTGGCTTTCTAGCACCCTTCCATTTCCTATGCCTGCTTCATGTTAATAGAACCAAAGAGGGAGTAGGGCATACTATACCTAAAAGTGGTGGCCCCAGGAGGACAGGACAGCATTCCACAATGGTCACCAATCCCACGGCGCTGGAGAACCTCTGGGGTCCGACGAGGTCCATCAGGGTTTCAAACAACACCGAACTAAACCACCCAAATGCAAATCCGAGGAAGCCCACATAGACACAAAACCCAATGTAGCTGGAGGATAAAGGCACTAGCAGATGACACACTCCGTTTGCAACAATAGAAGCTGCAAAAAAATACTGAACTCGAGGTCTTATCCACTTGGTGTTGGCTACAAGTCCCATAGAAGGTCTAGCTACCATGTCAACAAAAGccagaatggaaagaaggaaggcagactTCTCACTAGAGTAATGTTGACTCTTGGCATAACTATtaagaaaaactaaaggagtaGCCATCCCAAAAGCCATGATCACATTCCCAGAAAGGTACAATAGAAAGCCTCTGTGGGTAAACAGGGATAAGTCCATAACTTTGTTCACTGTTTGAAAAACTGATTGTTTCTCCTCTTTGGGGTTTCCACCATTAAAGTCTGTATTTGCATCACCTGCCCCCTTTTCTACATCAGATTTTCCAGGTTCCTGATGGGATTCTTTGGACCTGTCTTTCCCCACACTTGTTGCTGGGGACCCTATTGGTCGCATCAGGGCTCCAGCCACACAGCAGTTTAGAAGGAGGCCCCCGAGAATTAGGAAGCTCCCTCTCCAGCCAAAGATACCAAAGAAAGCCTGACTGAGGGGGGCCAGGGTGGAGAGGAACACAGGGCTGCCAGCCATGGCCAGTCCATTTGCCAACGGTCGCCTCTTGTAGAAATACTTGCCAATCATGGTCAGAGCGGGATTCAAGTTGAAGGCAAGCCCAAGACCTGGGAGGATGGAGGAAGAATTACATACCATAGTAAATGTCAGAAACATATTTGTTATTAATCAACTAGACAAACTGGCAAGAGGTCAAAATTATCATTATAACTGGTAGATCATTAAGTGGGCTGTTATCTAATACAGACATAAAGTTTCTTTATGCAGTAATTACTAGATTTAAActataacattaaaataattccttttgCTTTAGCAATAATAAGAATAAGAAGTGTAGGCTCCTTTgtttaatttcataattttagGTTTCCTGAAGATTATGGAATTGGAAACATAAAGGAGAGAAGATAAATCTTGTAAACtcagagagcaagacagagaggaggggcagaggcaggaaaagaagaaagggggtcggagagagaaaatattttcaggacAGTAAACATAACGTTGTGAAGATGCTCACACTACCTTAGTAATCCATTAATTTAGTGTAATTTCTATGAAAATGTCAATGCATTCAATTTTTCAGATGAGGTACAATGACTGCAAAACCACCCAGAGATGTGACACCtcggtggctccgtcagttaagcttccaactcttgattttggctcaagtcatgatctcagggtcattagattgaggcccatgtccagctctgcactcagtggggcgtctgcttgggattctctccctcttcctttgcccctccccctactctctcacactctctttaaaataaataggtaaatcttaaaaaaaataccacttatGGAACAAATACATTAGAAATAATCAAAAAGTGTAAATAATTGGTGAGACCAACAGTAACAGCTACAGCTGTTTTCTGTAGCTATAGCTACAGTGATGAGAACACTGTACCTTCATCAAAAATGGGAAAACTGATCAATAAAATTGGGAAAAAGTCCAGAAATAGGACCAAAATATACGTTTAACTTAATAGGGAAAGAGTAGATTTTGCGATCAATGGAGCTGAGACAACTATCCCATAACCTCCTAAGTGGTCTCCCATTCTTGCTCCCTTTGTAGGCAGAAGGGAGTGTTTGCAGGTAGAATGCAACCTATTCAGTCTCTCTAAAGACTGCCATCCATAGCTTTTTACTCTGCGTTAGGAAGCACCATGATTTGGCCTTTACCTACCTTCCTACCCACATCTCAGCATATTCTCATACATGCTCAGCACAGTTGTTTCTCTAGATTTTTACAAACTTGACTCCTACTTATCATTCAGATCTCAAATCAAGGTCACCAAGCCTGAGAGGACTTCCCTTTAGGGACCATTCAATCCTTCTCCATCAAAATTCTGTTTCAAGTTTTTGCAAAGTACTTATCACAAGCTGATATTTTTCTTACTTAGCCATTTATTTGTTGGACTGTTTATTGTCTGCTTCCCTCCACTACAGAGCAGGAATCTTATCTATCATGTTGACTCAATCCCCATGGAGCTTGGAACAGTCCCTGACATACGGTAGggacaagtatttgttgagtgagtTAGTAACCATAGGCTGAATAACCAAGAGGGAACAAAGAAAGTTTTGTTCCTTCCTTATGTTATTCAAATACTCTAGATGAATtacaatatttaaatgtttaaaattttaattaatgtagTAAAAGTACAGatccaaaaagaaaatacctaTTACTAACATCACCTCAGATCTTGCAGGTGAACTGTACATTATTAAAGCCTTTCTAAAAGAATGTTTGGCCAATCATACCAAAAACTTTTTCCCCtagtaattccatttctaaaatttgtCCTAAGGAAATTATCATGTTTGCAAAGATATACAGAGAAGCACTATCATAAAAATAGGGTTTATTAATagtgaaaaatacaaacaacCTAAAAATCTTTCAATTACAGAATGGTGAAATAAACTATGGCACATCCATCCAATGGAAAAGTAGTAGCTGCTATACTATGTTCATTGAGACAGGAGACTATATACAGAATGTATtagtaagtaaaacaaaaacaaaaacaacaaaaaaactggttACAAACATTACACTAAAAAAGCATATGTGTATGCATAAAAAATATATGAGCATCAATATATTAATGGTTTTCTCTGAATTGTAGGGCAATAGATGATCTATATTCTCTATCCTCAACTGTTTCATTTCCCAGTGTTATTAAAGGGGGAGAAGAGATTTTCTTATGTGTGTCCTTAATCCCTTAAAAATGTATATGGCTTCTCTACCAAAAGATTCTTGCTTTGTATCTGACACCCTCTCTTACTctaatttgaaacatttttttcttttttctttttaaagatttagtttttatttttattttttttaatttctttttattttttataaacatataatgtatttttatccccagaggtacaggtctgtgaattgccaggtttacacacttcacagcactcaccatagcacataccctccccaatgtccataaccccacccccctttcctgacacccctcccccaatcaacccttgtgagattaagagtcacttatggtttgtctccctcctgatcccatcttgtttcatttattcttctcctacacccttaaccccccatgttgcatctccacttcctcatatcagggagatcatatggtagttgtctttctccaattgacttatttcactaagcatgataccctctagtttcatccacatcgtcacaaatggcaagatttcatttcttttgatggctgcatagtattccattgtgtatatataccacatcttctttatccattcatctgttgatggacatctaggttctttccatagtttggctattgtggacatggctgctataaacattcgggtgcacgtgcctcttcagatcactacatttgtatctttagggtaaatacccagtagtgcaattactgggtcataggggagttctattttcaactttttgaggaacctccatgctgttttccagagcagatgCACCAGCTCCCACCAAcagtaggagtgttcccctttctccgcatcctcaccagcatctgtcatttcctgacttggcAATTTTAgccatgaggtgatatctcattgtggttttgatttgtaattccctgatgctgagtgatgtggagcactttttcatgtgtctgttggccatctgaatgtcttctttgcagaaatgtctgttcatgtcttctgcccattttttgattggattatttgttctttgggtgttgagtttgctaagttctttacagactttggacactagccctttatctgatatgtcgtttgcaaataacttctcccattctgtcagctgtcttttggttttgttaactgtttcctttgctgtgcaaaagcttttgatcttgatgaaatcccaatagttcatttttgcccttgcttcccttgcctttggcggtgttcctaggaagatgttgctgcaggtgaggtcgaagaggttgctgcctctgttctcctcaaggattttgatggattcctttctcacattgaggtccttcatccattttgagtctatttttgtgtgaggtgtaaggaaatggtccagtttcatttttctgcatgtggctgtccaattttcccaacaccatttattgaagaggctctcttttttccatcaaacattctttcccgctttgtcaaagattagttgaccatagagttgaggatctatttctgggctctctattccattccattgatctatgtgtctgtttttgggccagtaccatgctgtcttgatgatgacagctttgtaatagagcttgaagtccggaattgtgatgccaccaactttggctttctttttcaatattcctttggctatttgaggtcttttctggttccatataaattttaggattatttgttccatttctttgaaaaaaaatgggtgggattttggtagggattgcattaaatgtgtagatttctttaggtagcatagacattttcacaatattttttcttccaatccaggagcatggaacatttttccatttctttgtgtcttcttcaatttctttcatgagtactttgtagttttctgaatatagaatcttagcctctttggttaggtttattcttaggtatcttatagttttgggtgcaattgtaaatgggattgactcctcaatgtctctttcttctgtcttgttgttggtgtagagaattgcaactgatttctgtgcattgattttatatcctgacactttactaaattcctgtacaagttctagcagttttggaatggagtcttttgggttttccacatatagtatcatatcatctgcaaagagtgatagtttgactacttctttgctgatttggatgcctttaatttctttttgttgtctgattgctgaggctaggacttctagtactatgttgaatagcagtggtgataatggacatccctgctatgttcctgaccttagtgaaaagctttcagtttttctccattgagaatgatatttgcggtgggtttttcatagatggctttgatgatattgaggtatgtgccctctatccctacactttgaagagttttgatcaggaaggggtgctgtactttgtcaaatgctttttcggcacattgagatatcataagggacttgttctttcttttattaatgtgttgtatcacattgattgatttgcagatgttgaaccaaccttgcagccttggaataaatcccacttggtcatggtgaatgatccttttaatgtactgttgaatcctattggctagtattttggtgagaattttggcatctgtgttcatcaaggatattggtctgtaattctcttttttgatggaatccttgtctggttttgggatcaaggtgacgctggcctcataaaatgaatttggaagttttccttccatttctattttttggaacagttttaaaagaataggaattagttcttctttaaatgtttggtagaattcccctgggaagccatctggccctgggcttttgtttgtttggagatttttgatgactgtttcaatctccttactggttatgggtctggtcaggttttctatttcttcctggttcagttctggtagtttatatgtctctaggaatgcatccatttcttccagattgtcaaatttgttggtgtagaggtgctcatagtatgttcttataattgtttgtatttctttggtgttggttgtgatttctcctctttcatttatgattttatttatttgggtcctttcttttctttttggtaagtctggccaggggtttatcaatcttattaattctttcaaagaaccacctcctagttttattgatttgttctattgttcatttggtttctatttcattgatttctgctctgatctttatgatttcccttctcctgctgggcttagggtttctttcttgttctttctccaactcctttaggtgtagggttaggttgtgtatttgagaactttcttgtttcttgagaaaggcttgtaccgctatatattttcctctcaggactgcctttgctgtgtcccacagattttgaaccgttgtgttttcattatcatgtttccatgaattttttcaattcttctttaatttcctggttgacccattcattctttagaaggatgctgtttagtctccatgtatttgggttctttccaaatttcctcttgtgattgagttctagcttcagagcattgtggtctgaaaatatgcagggaatgatcccaatcttttgatactggttgagacctgatttatgacccatgatgtgatctattctggagaatgttccatgtgcactagagaagaatgtgtattctgttgctttgggatggaatgttctgaatatatctgtgatgtccatctggtccagtatgtcatttaaggtctttatttccttgttgttattttgtttgaatgatctatccatttcagtgaggggagtgtcaaagtcccctactattattgtattattgttgatgtgtttctttgattttgttattaattggtttatatagttggctgctcccacgttaggggcatagatatttaaaattgttagatcttcttgttggacatttgagtatgatatagtgtccttcctcatctcttactatagacttcagcttaaaatctaattgattgatataaggattgccactccagctttcttctgatgtccattagcatggtaaattgttttccaccccctcactttaaatctggcggtgtctttgggtctaaaatgagtttcttgtaggcaacatattgagggttttgtttttttatccattctgataccctgtgtcttttgactggggcatttagcccattaacattcagggtaactattgagagatattaatttagtgccattgtattgcctgtaaggtgactgttactgtgtattgtctctgttcttttctggtctactacttttaggctctctctttgcttagaggacccctttcaatacttcctatagagctggtttggtgtttgaaaattctttcagtttttgtttgtcctggaagctttttatctctccttctattttcaatgatagcctagctggatatagtattcttgtctgcatgtttctctcatttagtgctctgaatatatcatgccaattctttctggcctgctaggtctctgtggataagtctgctgctaatctaatatttttaccattgtatgttacagacttcttttcccgggctgctttca
This Neovison vison isolate M4711 chromosome 2, ASM_NN_V1, whole genome shotgun sequence DNA region includes the following protein-coding sequences:
- the LOC122900338 gene encoding monocarboxylate transporter 1-like yields the protein MSPSNEGPVRPTPPDGGWGWAVIVGAFVSIGFSYAFGKSISVFYKEIEEIFNASTSEVSWISSIMFAVMYAGGPISSILVNRYGSRPVMIVGGCLSGCGLIAASFSSTVQELYLYVGFIGGLGLAFNLNPALTMIGKYFYKRRPLANGLAMAGSPVFLSTLAPLSQAFFGIFGWRGSFLILGGLLLNCCVAGALMRPIGSPATSVGKDRSKESHQEPGKSDVEKGAGDANTDFNGGNPKEEKQSVFQTVNKVMDLSLFTHRGFLLYLSGNVIMAFGMATPLVFLNSYAKSQHYSSEKSAFLLSILAFVDMVARPSMGLVANTKWIRPRVQYFFAASIVANGVCHLLVPLSSSYIGFCVYVGFLGFAFGWFSSVLFETLMDLVGPQRFSSAVGLVTIVECCPVLLGPPLLGHLNDIYGDYKYTYWACGVILIVAGVYLFIGMGINYRLVAKEQKAEEQQKKESKEEKPKEVIQAKESTE